TGAATCCGATTCAGCGCATCGGCGACCAGATTGCGGAGGCGATGCTCGTTCACCGGCTGTGCAGCAAGGAGGAAGCGTATAAGCGCACGTTGGCGCTGCTTGAGGAGGTCGGCATCCCCGATCCGAAAAGCCGGTACCGGAGCTATCCGCACGAGTTTTCCGGCGGCATGCGCCAGCGGGTCATGATTGCGATCGCGCTGGCCTGCCAGCCCAAGCTGCTGATCGCCGACGAACCGACGACCGCGCTCGACGTGACCGTGCAGATGCAGGTGCTGGCGGTGCTGCGCAAAGCGCGGGAGAGACGGCGGATGAGCACCATCATCATTACCCACGATTTCGGCGTTGCCACAAATTTCTGCGACCGGATCGTCGTGCTGTACGGAGGCAAAGTGATGGAGAGCGCAACCGCCGAGCAGTTTATCCGCCACTCGGTTCACCCGTACAGCACCGGTCTGAAGTCGTCGATTCTCGAAATCGGGAGCAAAAACCGCAAACTTGTACCGATTCCCGGCCAATCCGCAGTGGCGATACTGCCGCCGTCGGGCTGTCCGTTCGCGCCGCGCTGCTCGAAAGCGATCGAGCCGTGCCGCCGCGATATTCCCGAGCTCACAACGGTCGACATGAACCATTCGGTGGCCTGCCACCGCGCGGAAGAGGTGATCAACCATGTCATCTGAGGAGCTCCTCGTCGTGAACGGCATCAAGAAGATGTTCAACGTCTCCGGCAAAACGCTGAAGGCGGTAGACAATGTATCCTTCCGCATCCCCCGCGGCAAAACGCTCGGGCTCGTCGGCGAGAGCGGCTCGGGCAAATCGACCGTGGGCCGCACGGTACTGCGGCTTCTCGAGCCGGACGGGGGAAGCATCCGGTTCGACGGGGAAGAGCTTACGAAGCTGCCCGGCGAAGCGCTGCGGAAGAAACGCCAGCAGATGCAGATGATTTTCCAAAACCCGTTGTCGGCGCTCAATCCGCGCATGTCGGTCGGACGTATTATTCAGGATCCGATGATCATCCATAAAATGGGGACGAAGAAGGAGCAGCTGAAACGGGTCGACGAGCTGCTCGAGCGCGTCGGGCTTCCGCTGTCCGTGGCGGACGCTTATCCGACCGAGCTGTCCGGCGGACAGCAGCAGCGGGTCGGCATCGCGCGGGCGCTGGCCCTGCAGCCGAAGCTGATCGTTTGCGACGAAGCCGTTTCCGCGCTCGACGTGTCGATCCAGCTGCAGATCATTATGCTGCTTCAGGAGCTGCAGCAGGAGTTCAATTTGACCTCCATCTTCATTTCCCACAATTTGGCTGTGGTCGAATATTTGAGTGACGAAGTGGCCGTTATGTATTTGGGCGAAATCGTGGAAAACGGGCCGGTCGAGGAAGTTTTCGCGAACCCGCAGCATCCGTATACCCGCGTTTTAATGGATTCCGTATTGAAAATTCCAGAGTCCGGCGTTAAGCGGGAAATGGTCGAAATCCGCGGGGAAATGCCGTCGCCGCTGAACCCCCCTTCCGGCTGCGCCTTTCATCCGCGCTGCCCGCTGGCGACCGAGAAGTGCCGCTCGCAGAAGCCGGAGAAGCGGTTGATCCGGCCGGGTCACGAGGCGGCTTGTCATTTTGCCGGGTAAGCGAAAGGTCCGATAAGGGCGTTTTTTCAGCGGAAGGGGCCGAATCGGCAGGTTTGCCGGAATACGGCGGGTTTTTCGGCCGCGGTAACACTGATACGGCAGGCTAATCGGCCGCGGTAACAGGGCTGCCTGCGGCTTTATAATCGATACTAATTTCCGGTTGAGCAAGAAGGAAACGGCACTGACTCCAACGAACAGGGATACAGGGCGTTTTTTCCAAAATCAAAGGTACCGGGAATGAGAACGGAGGAGCCATACGAATGAAACTGACTTACGAACAGCGGGAGCATTTGCTGGAGCACGGCTACGTCAAGCTGCCGGGCGTTGTTCCGAAGCTGATGGTGGACGAGGCCGTCAAGGCGATCAATCATTCCGTCGGAGAAGGGATGGACACCGAGCGGATGCCGATTTTTAGGTCGCAGTCGTATTGCCCGGAGCTGCAGCGGGATCCGGTCATTACGGGTCTGCTGAACAAGACGCCGATTTGGGAGCTGGCCGAATCCGTCATCGGGGAAGGCAAGCTGAAGCCGGCAGGCGCCGGCCAGATCGCGCTTCGGTTTCCGGCAGCGGCCGAGCTGAATTCGCTGCGGACCGGTTATCACCTGGACGGCATGCATTCCCCGAACAACGGCGTCCCCAAGGGCGTCATCGCCAATTTCACCGCCCTCGTCGGGGTGTTTCTGAGCGATCTGCCGAAGCCGAATGCGGGAAATTTCACGGTGTGGCCGGGCACGCACCGGCTGTTTGAAGCCTATTTCCGCGAGCACGGACCGGATGCCTTGTTAAACGGGATGCCGCCCGTTCCGATGCCGGAGCCGGTGCAGATTACGGGACAGGCCGGGGACGCGGTGCTGGTCCATTACCAGGTGGCGCACGGGATCGGTCCCAACGTGTCGCCGAATATCCGGTATGCCTGCTTCTTCCGATTGAAGCATGTCGATCACGATCTGGACTGGCGCGCCCCGATGCGTAATATATGGCTGCACTGGCCGGGCATTCAATCGCTCGGACGGTAAAGCGCGACAAGGAGCAGACGCTGCGGCGTTCTGCTCTTTTTTGCCGGCTTTAGGCACCTGCCGCACGCCGGCGTTGGCGCTTGCCGGCTTTGGCTCTTTTATGAAGCACGGTTATTTGATATCATTGGAAGAACCTGTAATGATTTT
This genomic window from Paenibacillus humicola contains:
- a CDS encoding ABC transporter ATP-binding protein, which gives rise to MAPLLEVRNLHAAFDRPGGKVYAVNGVDFAVEPGETLGIVGESGSGKSVSILSLLGLIGTNGRVTGGQALFEGRDLLALSKRELRALRGREIGVVFQDPMTSLNPIQRIGDQIAEAMLVHRLCSKEEAYKRTLALLEEVGIPDPKSRYRSYPHEFSGGMRQRVMIAIALACQPKLLIADEPTTALDVTVQMQVLAVLRKARERRRMSTIIITHDFGVATNFCDRIVVLYGGKVMESATAEQFIRHSVHPYSTGLKSSILEIGSKNRKLVPIPGQSAVAILPPSGCPFAPRCSKAIEPCRRDIPELTTVDMNHSVACHRAEEVINHVI
- a CDS encoding ABC transporter ATP-binding protein → MSSEELLVVNGIKKMFNVSGKTLKAVDNVSFRIPRGKTLGLVGESGSGKSTVGRTVLRLLEPDGGSIRFDGEELTKLPGEALRKKRQQMQMIFQNPLSALNPRMSVGRIIQDPMIIHKMGTKKEQLKRVDELLERVGLPLSVADAYPTELSGGQQQRVGIARALALQPKLIVCDEAVSALDVSIQLQIIMLLQELQQEFNLTSIFISHNLAVVEYLSDEVAVMYLGEIVENGPVEEVFANPQHPYTRVLMDSVLKIPESGVKREMVEIRGEMPSPLNPPSGCAFHPRCPLATEKCRSQKPEKRLIRPGHEAACHFAG
- a CDS encoding phytanoyl-CoA dioxygenase family protein, with protein sequence MKLTYEQREHLLEHGYVKLPGVVPKLMVDEAVKAINHSVGEGMDTERMPIFRSQSYCPELQRDPVITGLLNKTPIWELAESVIGEGKLKPAGAGQIALRFPAAAELNSLRTGYHLDGMHSPNNGVPKGVIANFTALVGVFLSDLPKPNAGNFTVWPGTHRLFEAYFREHGPDALLNGMPPVPMPEPVQITGQAGDAVLVHYQVAHGIGPNVSPNIRYACFFRLKHVDHDLDWRAPMRNIWLHWPGIQSLGR